In Erpetoichthys calabaricus chromosome 4, fErpCal1.3, whole genome shotgun sequence, one genomic interval encodes:
- the LOC127527586 gene encoding olfactory receptor 6N2-like produces the protein MSNLTESITDFILIGFPGLQDYKNILFGFFLALFLVTCIGNLCILGLVILDQRLHTLMYFFLWNLALLDVLTVTAIIPKLLAVFLEHNTISFATCFVQMYMIISCGATEILLVAAMAYNRYVAVVKPLHYNIIINLKTCIVIAVTVWILGFLIPLITDTMASYLPFCSSNQIMHCFCDYPAVISLACTDVSSHAIGSLCLVLIVVYVPFIFVLWTYLKIITSVIKLKTEGSHKKAFSMCFSHFTPMVNLMVYSLRNEKIKAAAQKYFRIYIILPEKTHPSVRSL, from the exons ATGAGCAACTTGACTGAATCCATCACAGATTTCATCCTCATTGGATTTCCTGGACTTCAAGACTACAAGAACATTCTGTTTGGCTTCTTTTTGGCTCTGTTTTTGGTCACCTGTATTGGAAACCTTTGCATCCTCGGTTTAGTAATACTCGATCAGCGGCTTCACAcactaatgtatttttttctatggAATTTAGCTCTGTTAGACGTTCTTACAGTCACAGCAATCATACCAAAACTGCTGGCTGTGTTTTTAGAACATAATACGATTTCCTTTGCCACCTGTTTTGTGCAAATGTATATGATCATCTCCTGTGGGGCAACAGAAATTTTACTTGTGGCAGCAATGGCCTACAATCGCTATGTTGCAGTTGTGAAGCCTTTGCATTACAATATAATTATTAATCTCAAAACCTGTATAGTAATTGCAGTTACTGTTTGGATACTGGGATTCCTAATCCCATTAATAACAGACACCATGGCCTCTTACTTGCCATTTTGTAGTTCAAATCAAATCATGCACTGTTTCTGTGACTATCCAGCAGTGATCTCTTTAGCCTGTACTGATGTTTCAAGCCATGCCATTGGTTCCCTGTGTCTTGTTCTAATTGTTGTCTATGTACCTTTTATATTTGTGTTGTGGACATATCTAAAAATTATAACTTCTGTAATTAAACTTAAAACGGAAGGAAGCCACAAGAAAGCCTTCTCAATGTGTTTTTCTCAT tttactcCCATGGTTAATCTGATGGTTTACAGTTTGAGAAACGAAAAGATAAAGGCAGCTGCAcagaaatattttagaatttacaTTATCCTTCCAGAAAAAACACACCCTTCTGTCCGTAGTTTATGA